The Gammaproteobacteria bacterium genome has a segment encoding these proteins:
- the pdxJ gene encoding pyridoxine 5'-phosphate synthase produces the protein MTTGNNLRLGVNLDHVATIRQARFTPYPDVMEAVRISERAGADGITLHLREDRRHIQPDDVYAAREIITTSMNLEMAATEAMIALAVNLRPEYCCIVPERREELTTEGGLDRAGSERRLTEACRRLAAANVKVSLFIEPTIAAIDAALAIGGPIVELHTGAYAGASGERQAQELERLIQTAAYAADAGLQVNAGHGLHCANVGAVAAIPQLKELNIGHAIVARALFIGLHAAVVEMKRAMATGRGQEP, from the coding sequence ATGACCACGGGTAACAATTTGCGGCTCGGCGTGAACCTGGACCACGTCGCCACCATCCGGCAGGCGCGCTTTACGCCGTATCCGGATGTCATGGAAGCCGTACGGATCTCGGAACGCGCGGGCGCCGACGGTATCACCCTGCATCTGCGCGAAGATAGACGTCACATCCAGCCCGACGACGTTTACGCCGCGCGTGAAATAATCACCACTTCCATGAACCTGGAAATGGCCGCCACCGAGGCGATGATCGCGCTCGCGGTGAATCTGCGCCCGGAATACTGTTGCATCGTGCCGGAGCGCCGCGAAGAGTTGACCACCGAAGGCGGGCTGGATCGGGCCGGCAGCGAACGGCGCCTGACGGAAGCCTGCCGACGCCTCGCGGCGGCCAACGTCAAGGTATCGCTCTTTATCGAGCCGACTATCGCCGCGATAGACGCGGCTCTGGCTATCGGTGGGCCGATAGTCGAGCTTCACACCGGTGCCTATGCGGGGGCGAGCGGCGAACGTCAGGCCCAAGAGCTCGAACGGCTGATACAAACCGCGGCATACGCGGCCGATGCGGGCCTTCAGGTCAATGCCGGGCACGGCCTGCATTGCGCGAACGTCGGTGCTGTCGCCGCCATTCCGCAACTGAAGGAACTCAACATCGGACACGCGATCGTGGCGCGCGCGCTGTTTATCGGTCTGCACGCCGCCGTGGTCGAAATGAAGCGGGCGATGGCAACAGGCCGCGGTCAGG